One Anaerobacillus alkaliphilus DNA window includes the following coding sequences:
- a CDS encoding DNA repair helicase XPB — translation MLFNKENPIVVQRDGTIIVESNHKQFSIIQPMVAQMAILEKATLSSQTYRLSPYSIWSAQSQGIQLTEIINFLNEYSKFPLAQSIIQFIEDQYIRSSAIVIEKLIDGCGVTFEDKHAEVTLLKDPKIKKLLQKVNNYWLFNESNRGEFKALCLTYGYFVIDKIGFEKGQRLNIQLSDQVSLRPYQKEAIKHFYKGGKANGGNGIVVMPCGSGKTIVGLGVIEKVKEEVLIITSSETSMKQWQREILDKTTISEEDVGLYSSSRKEVKPITIASYQMMIYKDHDTKQFIHLPLFNVRNWGLIIYDEVHLLPAPVFRTTAGIQGKKRLGLTATLIREDGKEDEVYSLIGPKQYEVGWRGLENNGWIARTVCKEIRVDFSDDELQKYIKSNQQQQFKLASTNSTKVAVIRKLLSKHVHQPTLIIGQYLDQLVDVADRLKLPMITGKTPQNERELIYNKFRNGEIAVLVVSKVANFAVDLPDAEVAIQISGAFGSRQEEAQRVGRVLRPKKENNEAYFYSIVTKNTKEELCSGHRQLFMLEQGYTYEVEEWLS, via the coding sequence CTTCACAGACCTATCGGTTATCACCTTATTCAATTTGGTCGGCTCAATCTCAAGGTATTCAATTAACCGAGATCATTAACTTTCTAAATGAGTATAGTAAGTTTCCTTTAGCACAAAGTATAATCCAATTCATTGAAGATCAATATATACGATCAAGTGCGATAGTTATAGAAAAGCTAATTGATGGTTGTGGAGTAACTTTTGAGGATAAGCATGCTGAAGTTACGTTATTAAAAGATCCAAAAATTAAAAAGTTATTACAGAAAGTGAATAACTATTGGCTTTTTAATGAGTCAAATAGAGGTGAGTTTAAAGCTCTTTGTTTAACATATGGCTATTTTGTTATTGACAAAATTGGTTTTGAAAAAGGTCAGCGGTTAAATATCCAATTATCTGATCAAGTTAGTCTAAGACCTTATCAAAAAGAGGCAATTAAGCATTTCTATAAAGGTGGTAAAGCAAACGGTGGAAATGGAATTGTTGTAATGCCATGTGGTTCTGGTAAAACGATTGTTGGCCTTGGTGTTATTGAGAAGGTAAAAGAAGAAGTTTTAATCATCACTTCTAGTGAAACTTCAATGAAACAATGGCAACGTGAAATCTTAGATAAAACAACTATTTCTGAGGAAGATGTTGGTCTATACAGTAGTTCTAGAAAAGAAGTAAAACCAATAACAATTGCTTCTTATCAGATGATGATTTATAAAGATCATGATACAAAACAGTTTATTCATTTGCCATTGTTTAACGTGCGTAATTGGGGTCTAATTATCTATGATGAAGTACATCTCTTACCAGCTCCTGTTTTTAGGACAACCGCAGGTATTCAAGGTAAGAAAAGGTTAGGTTTGACAGCCACGCTAATTAGAGAAGATGGAAAAGAAGATGAAGTCTATAGTTTAATTGGTCCTAAACAGTATGAAGTTGGCTGGAGAGGATTGGAAAACAATGGATGGATTGCTAGGACAGTGTGCAAAGAAATTCGGGTCGATTTCTCTGACGATGAGTTACAAAAATATATAAAAAGTAACCAACAACAACAATTTAAACTTGCGTCTACAAATTCTACTAAAGTAGCAGTCATAAGAAAATTATTATCGAAACACGTACATCAACCAACCCTTATTATTGGTCAATATCTTGATCAGCTTGTAGACGTCGCAGATAGGTTAAAATTACCGATGATTACTGGAAAAACTCCTCAAAATGAGCGAGAACTTATATATAATAAATTTCGTAATGGGGAAATAGCTGTTCTTGTTGTAAGTAAGGTTGCTAACTTTGCAGTTGATTTACCCGATGCTGAGGTTGCTATTCAGATATCAGGTGCGTTCGGTTCAAGACAAGAAGAAGCACAACGAGTAGGAAGAGTATTGCGACCTAAAAAAGAAAATAATGAAGCCTATTTCTATTCAATTGTGACTAAGAATACCAAAGAGGAGTTATGCTCAGGGCATAGGCAATTATTTATGTTAGAGCAAGGATATACTTATGAGGTGGAAGAGTGGTTATCTTAA